Within the Magnetospirillum sp. ME-1 genome, the region AGGGACCCGGAAGTGGGCGATTCCATCCATGTGGTGACCGTTCCGGCCATCGGCGCCGGCGTGCGCCAGGGGCGCGAATACCCGGGCGCCGAGCTGCTGCCTTCGGCCCAGGGCATCGCCATGATTCCCCGTGCCGACACCGTCCGTCTCGACACCAGCCGCGATCAGGTGGAAATCACCCAGCCGGGCGGCCTGTACCTGTCGCCCATGCTGGCGGCCGAAGGCCCCGCCGGCGGCGGCAAGGTGGCCACCGACGGCAACATGGGCGCCGACGTGATGACCACCGGCCCCTTGGATATTTCCAAGTGGCTGCGCGGCGGCAACGACAAGTTCGTGGACGACCACCGCAAGCTGATCAGCCGTCTGGCCCATGTGCGCCCCGACGAGAAGAACGCCCAGCGCATGGAGATCGCCCGGCACTACGTGGCCAACGGCTTCGGCGCCGAGGCCCTGGGCGAGTTGCGGGTGATGGCGGCGGTGGATCCCTTGATCGTCGACACGCCCCCCTACCGGGCGGTGCGGGGCGCGGCCAGCTTCCTGATGGGGCGCGACGCCGACGCCATCGTCGATCTGTCCACCCCGGCCTTGAAGGGCGACGCCAAGGTGCAGCTGTTCCTGGCCGCCGCCTCGGCCCGGTCGCTGCCCGAGCCCAACAAGCACGCTTTGGTGCTGCGCCTGGCGCCCGAGGACATCAAGACCTGGCCCCGCAATCTGCGTATCGGCATCGGCGAGGTGGCGGCGCGCACCGTGGCCCAGGCCGGCGATTCCAAGGGTGCGGCGCGCATCGTCGATGCCATGATGGGCCCCGGCCTGTCCAAGCGCGACATCGGCAAGCTGGCCTATCTGTCGGGCATGGCCGCCCAGGCGGGCAAGCAGTGGGACACCGCCATCTCGCGCTACCGCGATGCCGAGGCCAGCGAAAGCCGCCCCGACCGCGCCTATGCCGCCCGCGACCGCGTCGAGCTGATGCTGCGCCTCAACAAGATGACCCCCGCCGAGGCCATCCGCGACCTGGAGAAGCTGCGCTTCGCCTGGCGCGGCGAGGATTTCGAGTTCCAGTTGCTCAAGCGCCTGGGCCAACTGCAGATCGCCGCCGGCCGCTACGGCGAAGGCCTGCGCTCCATGCACTCGCTGGTGGCCAATTATCCAGACCATCCCGAGATCGCCAAGGTCCAGGAGGAGATGAGCGACACCTTCAACCGCCTGTTCCTGATGGGTGAGGCCGACAAGCTGTCGCCCGTGGTGGCCATCGGCCTGTATGACGAGTTCCAGGAACTGACGCCGTCGGGCACCAAGGGCGACGAGATGATCCGCCGCCTAGCCGACCGCCTGGCCGGGGTCGACCTGCTGGAGCGCGCCGGTGAATTGCTGCGCCATCAGGTGGAGTTCCGCCTGTCGGGGCTGGACAAGGTGCGGGTGGGCACCCGGCTGGCCTTCCTCAACCTGTCGGACCGCAAGCCCGGACTGGCGCTGGAAGCGCTCGAGGCCAGCGAGGCGCCGGAAATCCCCACCGATCTGGCGGCGCGGCGGCGCTATATCCGGGTGCAGGCGCTGACCGATCTGGGCCGCTCGGCCGAGGCGCTGGCGCTGATCATCAACGACCAGAGCGAAGAGGCCAACCGCCTCCGGGGCGACATCAACTGGAAGCTCAAGCGCTGGCCCGAGGCGGCGGCCGCCCTGGAATCCACCATCGTCAAGCCCATCGGCAACCGGCCGCTGGACCCGGCCACGGCGCGGCGCCTGCTCGACACCGCCACCGCCATGACGCTGGCCCGCGACGAGCGCGGCCTGACCCGGCTGCGGCGCGGCTATGGCGCCCTGATGGCCCAGACCGAGTGGAAGGAAGCCTTCGACCTGCTGACCAGCGAGCCCGAACGCGGCATCATCGACTACCGCCGCCTGGGTGATAAGATCAAGCAGGCCCAGGACTTCCAGACCTTCATGGGCGAATGGCAGAAGCGGGTGAAGGCCCAGGGCCTGTCGTCCATCAATTAGCAGAGGAACATGACCATGGCCGGACGCGGTTGGATCGGTGGCGCCCTGGCGGCGCTTTTGCTGGCGGGCTGTACGTCGGGCCTGCCGCCCGCCGCCCAGGTCGATCCCGCCCCGGTGCCGGGCGTGGCGCTGCCCTTCAACGCCCGGGTGATGATCTTCATGGGCGAGAACGACCTGAAGCGGAAACTCAGCATCCAGATCACCCGCTACCAGTCCGAGGAGACCAAGGTCCTGGACGGCCGCAGGCTGGCCGAGACCGCCCAGACCCTGCTGGCCAAGGGCTTCCGGCAGGTGGAGATCAACGATCCCGCCATCCGCCCCCACATCGTGGTGCGCCTGACCGGGCGGCCCGGCTGGAGCAAGCAGGACGGCACCTTGAAGCTGGGCTGCGGCATCGACGCCTGGACCGCCGACGGCATTCCGCTGGGCAATTTCGTGGCGCGCTGGGATTCGCCCATGAAGACCGATTACGATGCCGATCTGGGGCCGGGCTACGCCCAGTGCCTGAAGAAACCGCTGGACGAGCTGCTGTCCTCGCCCAATCTGGCCCGGCTGGCCGGCGCGGGTTTCCGCGACCCCCACCCCAAGGCCACCGAGGAGTGGATGCGCGGCCTGGGGCCCATTCCCGCCTGGAAGTAATCCATGACCGGGGAATCCGCCCCCCTGGCCCGCTCGGGCCGCTACCCCAAGGCCCACCGGCCGTTCTTCCTGGCCGCCAGTCTCTACGCCGCGCTGTCCGTGCCCCTGTGGGTGGCGGAATGGGCCGGATGGCTGCCCGGCTGCGGCCGGTGCGATCCGGTGGCCCGCCACGCCCATGAGATGCTGCTGGGCTTCGCTGCGGCCGTGCTGGGCGGCTATCTCTTCACCAAGGTCAGCCGTCCGCGCCTGATCGCCGCCCTGCTGGCCTGGGCGGCCGCGCGGGTCGCCGCGTGGAGCGGACTGGACGGCGAGGTCGGCCTGATCGCCTCGCTGGCCTATCCCGTGCTGCTGTTCGCCTTCGGCGGCTGGCCCTTCCTCAAGGCCGCCAAGCTGGGCCACAACATGGTGTTCGCGCCGACCATCGCCGCCTTCGCCGTGGCCGAGGCCCTGTATCAGGCCGGACGCATGGGACTGATCGACGGCGGCGAGCGCCGGGGCGTGATGACCGCCTTCTGCCTGGTGGCGCTGATGATCCTGGTCATGGGCGGCCGGGTCATTCCCGCCGGCATGGCCGGGCTGGTGCGCAAGGAAGAGGCGCGCGAGCTGTTCGACCGCAACCGGCCCTGGGCGGAATGGCTGTGCGTGATCGGCATGGGCGCCGAGGCCCTGGCCCAGTCCCTGGGGCTCGGCCCTTTCGGCGCCATGGCCCTGGCCGGCGCCGCCGGTCTGTGGCGCCAGAGGTGCTGGCGGCCGGTCCTGTCGCTGGGCGATGCCTCATTGGGGCCCATCCAGGTGGGGCATTTCCTGCTCTGCGTCGGACTGATGGCGGCGGCCGCCTCGGACTGGCTGGGCATCGGGCCGGCCACCGACGCCCTGCATCTGGCCACCATCGGCGGCATGGGGCTGGTGACGGCCGCCATGATGCTGCGCATCGACGCCATCCGCGAGCGCCGGGTGGGCCAATGGCCGCGCGCCGCCGTCGCCGCCGCCGTCCTGCTGGTGATCGCCGCCGACCTGCGCGCCGCCGCCTCGCTGGCCCCCGATTTGCTGGTCCCGGTCTCCATGATCCTGTGGTCGGCGGCCTTCGGGATGGTGGCGTGGAGTATGGCGAGGGGATGGAGAAAGCCGCCGCCTGCGCTATAATCGGTGTCGGAGGAACATGATGGCATCGGCCCGCACCCTGCTGATCGAGAAGCGCGAAGAGATCCTGCGCCTCGCCGCCCTGCACGGGGCGGCGAATGTGCGGGTGTTCGGCTCGGTGGCGCGTGGCGAGGATCGCGAGGACAGCGACATCGACCTGCTGGTCCACATGGAGGACGGGAGGTCGCTGCTGGATATGGTCCGCCTGTGGGATCAACTCGGCAGCCTGCTGGGGCGCAAGGTGGACGTGGTCGACGACGAAAGTCTTCATTACGTGATCCGCGACCAAGTCCTGAACGAGGCCAGGCCGCTGTGAACCCACGGGATCGCACCTATCTGATCCATATTCGCGATGCGGTCACGTTGATTCGGCAATACACCGCCATCGGCGAGCAAGCATTCATGGCGTCTTCCCTTCACCAAGACGCCGTCATGCGTAAGTTCGAGATCGTGGGCGAGGCCCATGTCCTGAGCCTGCTGTCCGAGTCATGACCCTGCGCCCAGCCCTCGTCGTCGCCGGTCCCACCGCGTCCGGCAAGTCGGGCCTCGCGCTTGCCGTCGCCCGTGAATTCGACGGCGTGGTGATCAATGCCGATTCCATGCAGGTCTATGACGCGCTTCCCCTGCTCACCGCCCGGCCGTCGGTTGAGGACGTGGGAGCGGCGCCGCACCGGCTGTACGGCATCCTTCCGCCGGAAGAGATCTGTTCGGCGGCCCGCTGGGGCGCGCTGGCGGCGGTGGAGATGGAGGCCGCCTGGGCGGCGGGCAAGCTGCCTATCCTGACGGGGGGCACCGGGCTTTACCTGCGGGCGGTGATGGAAGGGCTGTCGCCCATTCCCGACATTCCCGAGGGTGTCCGCGCCGCCGCCCGCGCCCTGCTGGCCGAGAAAGGCAACGCCACCTTCCACGCCCTGCTGGCCGGCCGCGACCCGGAAATGGCGGCGCGCCTCGATCCGGGCAATTCCCAGCGTCTGGCGCGGGCCTGGGAGGTGCTGGAGGCCACCGGGCGCTCGCTGGCTCAATGGCAGAACGAGCCCCGTGAAGGCGGCGTCGCGGCCCGCTGGTTCACCCTGGTCCTCGATCCCGAGCGGCCCCGCCTCTACGCCCAGTGCGAGTCCCGCTTTGCCGCCATGATGGCGGCAGGCGCGCTGGACGAGGTGCGCGAATTCGAATCCCTGCGCCTGGCCGCCGACCTGCCCATCACCAAGGCCCTGGGACGGCGCGAACTGGCCGCCCATCTGGCGGGCGAGATGGTTCTTGCCGCCGCCATCACCGCCGCGCAACAGGCCACCCGCAACTACGCCAAGCGCCAGGGGACCTGGTTCCGCCATCAATTGAATGCGTCCCTGACCGTCACAGAGCAATTTTCGGAAAGTTTAAAAGCCACAATCTTTCTGAAAATTCGCCAACACCTCTTGACCGCTTGAAGACATGCCGCTAGGTTGTCCGCCCGCGCCGCAGTGCAGCAGCGCGCTTGCCTGCCTGTTCGGTGGGCGATGAGAAGACCCTGCCGGCCTCTCGTGCCGGCGATAACGACTTACAGACAAGGTGCTGAGATGGTGCATCACGATACGTTGACCGGAGCGGAAATCCTCCTCAAGGCCCTGGTCGACCAGGGCGTAGAGGTCATTTTCGGGTATCCCGGCGGCGCCGTACTGCCCATCTATGACGAGCTGTTCAAGCAGAACCGCCTGCGCCACGTGCTGGTCCGCCACGAGCAGGCCGCCGTTCACGCCGCCGAGGGCTATGCGCGCTCCACCGGTAAGGTGGGCTGCGTGCTGGTGACCTCGGGGCCCGGCGCCACCAACGCGGTGACCGGTCTGGCCGACGCGCTGTGCGATTCGGTGCCGCTGGTCTGCCTGACGGGGCAGGTGCCCACCCACCTGATCGGCAACGACGCCTTCCAGGAAGCCGACATCACCGGCATCACCCGGCCGTGCACCAAGCACAATTATCTGGTGAAGGACGTCAACGACCTGGCGCGTACCGTGCACGAGGCCTTCCACGTGGCGCGTTCCGGCCGCCCCGGCCCGGTGCTGGTCGACCTGCCCAAGGACGTGGTCCAGGCCAAGGGCGAGTACCAGACCCCGTCCAAGGTCAAGTCCAAGTACAAGCCCCAGGTCAAGGGCGACCTGAAGGCCATCGAAAAGGCCGTCGAGATGATCGCCCACGCCAAGAAGCCCATCTTCTACGTGGGCGGCGGCGTGGTGAATTCCGGCCCGGCCGCCTGTCAGCTGCTGACCCAGTTCGTGCGCATGACCGGCTATCCCTGCACGCTGACCCTGATGGGCCTGGGCGCCTTCCCCGGCTCGGATCCGCTGTTCTTAGGGATGCTGGGCATGCACGGCACGGTCGAGGCCAACATGGCCATGCACGATTGCGACCTGATGATCAACATCGGCGCCCGCTTCGACGACCGCGTCACCGGCAAGCTGGACGGTTTTTCGCCCAAGTCCAAGAAGATCCACGTGGACATCGACCCCAGCTCCATCAACAAGAACGTGGCGGTCGACCTGCCCATCGTCGGCGATTGCGCCCACGTGCTGGAAGACATGATCAAGGTGTGGAAGGCCAAGCAGGCCCGCGTCGATGAAAAGGCGCTGAAGGCCTGGTGGGCCAAGATCGACCAGTGGCGGGGCACCAACTGCCTGTCCTTCGAGAACTCCAACAAGATCATCAAGCCGCAATACGCCATCCAGCGGCTGTACGAGATGACCCGCCACCGCAATCCCTATTTCTGCACCGAAGTGGGCCAGCATCAGATGTGGGCGGCGCAGCACCTGCGCTTCGACCTGCCGCTGCACTGGCTGACCTCGGGCGGTCTGGGCACCATGGGCTATGGCCTGCCTTCCGCCATGGGCGTGCAGATGGCCCACCCCGACGCGCTGGTCATCAACATCGCCGGCGAAGCCTCGATCCAGATGAACATCCAGGAGATGGCCACCCTGGTGCAGCACCGCCTGCCGGTGAAGATCGTCATCCTCAACAACCAGTATCTCGGCATGGTCCGCCAGTGGCAGGAACTGATCCACGGCGGCCGCTATTCCGAGAGCCACATGATCCACCACCCGGACTTCGTCAAGCTGGCCGAGGCGTTCGGCGCCGTGGGCCTGCGCGCCGAGAAGCCCTCCGAGGTGGACGGCGCCATCAAGGAGATGATCGCCGTCGATCGTCCCGTGATCCTGGAACTGCGGACCGACGCGTCGGAAAACGTGTTCCCCATGATCATGCCCGGCATGGCCCATAACGAGATGGTGCTGGGGCCGGAGGACAAGGGCCGCGACAAGCCGGGCTCGGAACAAGACGGCATGGTTCTGGTGTAAGGGGGATCTGAGAAGTGTCCAACGCCATTCAAGAAATCAACCGCCACACCGTCGCCGTCCTGGTGGACAACGAATCCGGCGTGCTGGCCCGGGTCATCGGCCTGTTCTCCGGCCGCGGCTACAACATCGAAAGCCTGACCGTGGCCGAGGTGGACGCGGCCCAGAAGCTGTCGCGCATCACCATCGTGACCTCCGGGACCGCCATGATCATCGAGCAGATCAAGAACCAGCTGCGCCGCCTGGTGCCGGTGCACAAGGTCCACGATCTGACCATCGAAGGCCCCCATGTGTCGCGTGAGCTGGCCCTGATCAAGGTGGTCTCCACCGGTGAGAAGCGGGTGGAAGCCCTGCGCATCGCCGACATCTTCCGGGCGCGCGCCATCGATTCCACCAATGAAAGCTTCGTCTTCGAGGTGGTGGGCGCCACCGAGAAGGTGGACGCCTTCGTCAAGCTGATGGAACCCCTGGGGCTGACCGATGTTTCGCGCACCGGCGTCGTCGCCATTGCGCGCGGGCCGAATCCGATTTAGAAAGCCCGCCAGAATTTTGCGCGGAGCCATTCCGCCTTTCGAAAGGAAGCAACATGCGCGTTTATTATGATCGTGACGCCGACGTCAATCTGATCAAGGGCAAGAAGGTCGTGGTGGTGGGCTACGGTTCCCAGGGCCATGCCCATGCGCTGAACCTGCGCGATTCCGGCGTCAAGGACGTGGCCGTGGCGCTGCGCGCCGGCTCCGCCACCGCCAAGAAGGCCGAGGGCGAGGGCCTCAAGGTCATGACCCCCGCCGACGCCGCCAAGTGGGGCGACGTGGTGATGATCCTTACCCCCGACGAACTGCAGGCCGACCTCTACTACAACGACCTGGCCGCCAACATGAAGCAGGGCGCCGCCCTGGTCTTCGCCCACGGCCTGAACATCCATTTCAAGCTGATCGAGGCCCGCGCCGATCTCGACGTGTTCATGGTCGCCCCCAAGGGCCCCGGCCATACCGTGCGCGGCGAATACCTCAAGGGCGGCGGCGTGCCCTGCCTGGTGGCGGTGGCCCAGAACGCCTCGGGCAACGCCCTGGAAATCGCCCTGTCCTACGCGTCCGCCATCGGCGGTGGCCGTTCGGGCATCATCGAGACCAGCTTCCGCGAAGAGTGCGAGACCGACCTGTTCGGCGAACAGGTCGTCCTGTGCGGCGGCCTGACCAAGCTGATCCAGTACGGCTTCGAGACCCTGGTGGAAGCCGGCTACGCCCCCGAGATGGCCTATTTCGAGTGCCTGCACGAAGTGAAGCTGATCGTGGACCTGATCTACGAGGGCGGCATCGCCAACATGCGCTACTCCATCTCCAACACCGCCGAGTACGGCGACTACGTCACCGGCCCGCGCATCATCACCGAAGAGACCAAGGCCGAGATGAAGCGCGTTCTGGAAGACATCCAGGCCGGCCGCTTCGTCCGCGACTGGATGCTGGAATGCAAGGCCGGCCAGCCCTCCTTCAAGGCGACCCGCCGCATCCAGGCCGAGCACGGCATCGAAGTGGTGGGCGAGAAGCTGCGCGCCATGATGCCCTGGATCGCCAAGAACAAGCTGGTGGACAAGGCCAAGAACTGAGGCCGGCCTCCGGTCGGACGAAAAGGCCCCGGCGGGACACCGCCGGGGCTTTTTGCGTCATCGCCGGATTTGCGCAAGAGACCGGCCCCATTGGACATTTGCGCCAAATGCACATATAATCAGTGCGTTTGGCGCGGAGCGATCTTATGGATACCACAACCAAAGCCACGGCATTGCTCGGCTTGAGATTGCGCCTCGGCGAAGACGTCGAGGTTCCCGACGCAACCAGTAAAATAATAATAACACGTTATAATATGGTGCCAGAGCATATCCCTGGCGCAGGTTATGATGGCCCATGGTCGTCCTACGCCAGCCACGCCCATGACAAACATTCACTTATTGATGTTATCAGAGTCGGCTTCCCGATCGGCACCATTCAGAACCTTATTGATAGCGGTCGCCTCAGCATGGTCGAGATCGACCGGGTCGTACTGCCGCGCAAGACGCTGGCCAACCGCAAGAAGATTGGCACCCTGACCGCCGAGCAGTCGGACCGCCTGCTGCGCGTGGCTCGCGTCATCGCGGCGGCGGAAGAGACATTCGGTTCGCCGCAGAAGGCGGATATATGGCTGCGGCGGCCGAGTGCGGCGCTCGATGATGAAGCACCACTTGATCTGCTTGACACCGAGGAGGGGGCGCGAGAGGTCGAAAGCCTGCTGACCCGGATTGCCCATGGAATCAGCGCCTGATGCTCTCGGGATGGCGCATTTGCCGCCGCCCCTTCGCAGATCTATCCGGTGAGGGAGCGAGACAGGTCGGCGGCCGGTGGAACACGCCGGGCCAGCCCATGCTCTATACGGCCGCGACCCCGGAACTGGCGGCCCTGGAGGTCCGTGTCCATCTGGATCTGGCCCCTGATCTCATTCCCGATGATTATGTGCTGATGCGCGTCGATCTTGGTGGCCTGGCCATCGAGACCGTGACCGCCATACCCGTCGATCCGGCTGCTTTTGGCGACCGATGGCTGGCCGAACGGCGGACGCCCGTGCTCCGGGTCCCGTCCGCCATCATCGCCGAATCCAGCAACCTCCTGATCAATCCCCTCCATCCAGATGGCCCTGGCCGCATGGGCCCCGTCCGAGACTTCACCTTTGATGCGCGGCTCTGGCTGCCGCTACGGTAAAGGAAATCTACCGCCCGAACCGTCCGAACAGCTCCTCCATGAAGGCGGCGAAGGCGGCGGGCGAGGCGCTGGCATCCAGGCCGGCGGCCTTGGCGCGGCCGATGAGGGCCAGGATCAGCACCAGTTCGCCCTTGCGGCCGACCATCTTCTCGTAGACGGCCGGCGGCAGCAGCAGGGCGGATTTGGCCAGCATGGCGGTCATCTGTTCCGGCGGCAGGCCGTAATCCACCGCCAGGCGGCGCACGGTGCCCGATCCGGTCTGGGCCAGCGACCGGGCGGCGCGGCGCAGCTCCTCGCGTCCCGGCTGGCCCAGCGCCGCCTTCAGCTCAGGCGTGGTGAGCAGCGGCACCACCGTTTCCATGCGGATCAGGCGGCCGTCGTCGGACAGCACCCGACTGAGGCGCGAACGGCCGTCGCCCGCCAGTCCGGCGCCCGGCAAGGCGGCGGCGCCCTGAACCGGTCCGGCGGGGGAGACGGGTTCGACCACCACCTCCGTCTCCGGCTCAGGTTCGGGCGGCAGGGGGACGGGCTCGACCACCCATTGGGTGGGCATCTGCCGCTGGTCGGCGCCGCCATCCAGCCACGAGGCCAGTTCGGCGGCGTCGCGGAAGTCGAGGATGCGCGAGCCGAGCGCCCGCACTTCCGGCGGCGTCATGCGGGCGTATTGGGGAATGATCGGCACCTGCCAATCGTGCAGCAGATAGCGGCGGATGGCGTCGTAGAGCTGGTCGCCGGCCGAACGTCCGCGACGCGCGCCCCGGCGCTCCTCGGCCTGGGCGGTCATCCAGCCCAGCATGCCGCCCCATCCCACGCCTTCGGGACGCCGGAGGCGCTGGGCGCGACCGGGCGGAAAGCCGCCGTCCAGACGGGCGCGGAAGTGCCGCTTGGCGGCCGAGCGCACGATCATGGCGATGATCTGGTTGACGGTGCGGCCACAGGACAGCGGCGTGTTGTCGTTATCCACCGGCCGGTTGCGGCGGTCCAGCAGCAGCAGGCGGAAATCGGTGCGGTGGGTGCGGAAGGCGACGAAGCAGCGGTGGAGCAGATCGCAATCGCGCAACGCCGTTTCCAACTCGCGCCCCCGCGGCACCCAGGCCAGATCGGGGACCAGATCCACCAGCTTGGCCATCACCGGTCCGGCCAGGGTCTGGTTGATGGTCTGCCGCGCCGTGTGGCCGACGGAGGACCGAGGAGAAGCGGTACGCATAGCGGTCGGGCTCCAACCCATTGCTCAATCATCCATCCCGAAATCAGCTTAGCGATTTCGTCGGATATGGACTGTGAGCGTCCGCACATAATTTTCCGCTTTCGCACCAGGGGCCTAGGTCGCTGGTTGGAATGAATCCCGGGTGCGGCCCTCCTCCCTTCGCCGTGGGACGCGGGCGAAGGAAGCGGCGCGGTGAATCCTTGGGATTTCGCCCGATTTCGACACACGATCACTGTTGACATTGCGCCGCGAAATAGCCTTCCTATAGGCGCGGTGAAACGGGTTTCACGACGGTGTTTCACTGGCCGCTTCCGGCGGGCCGTGCTCGCCTCTTTCCTGACCGCGCGATCAATGCGCCAATACGATCAAGAGCGAGTGCATGGACCAGAACCGCGTCATCATCTTCGACACCACGCTGCGTGACGGCGAGCAATCGCCCGGCGCCTCCATGAACCTGGAGGAGAAGGTGAGGATCGCGCTGGTGCTTGAAGAGATGGGCGTCGATGTGATCGAGGCCGGCTTCCCCATCGCGTCGAACGGCGATTTCGAGGCGGTCGAGGCGGTGGCCAAGGCGGTCAAGAGCTCGGTGATCTGCGGCCTGGCCCGCGCCACCAGGGGCGATATCGACCGCTGCGCCGAAGCGGTGAAGCAGGCTCCCCGGCACCGCATCCACACCTTCTTGTCCACCAGCCCGCTGCACATGAAGTACAAGCTGCAGATGGAGCCGGAGAAGGTGCTGGAGAAGGTCGCCGAATCGGTGGCCTATGCCCGCAATCTGGTGGAAGACGTGGAATGGTCGGCCGAGGACGGCTCGCGCACCGAACACGATTTCCTCTGCCGCTGCGTCGAGGCCGCCATCAAGGCCGGCGCCACCACCATCAACATTCCCGACACCGTGGGCTATGCGGTGCCCGAGGAATACGCCGCCCTGATCGCCATGCTGATCAACCGGGTACCCAATATGGACAAGGCCATCCTGTCGGTGCATTGCCACAACGACTTAGGCCTCGCCGTGGCCAATTCCCTGGCCGCCGTGGGCCGGGGTGCCCGCCAGATCGAGTGCACCATCAACGGCCTGGGCGAGCGCGCCGGCAACGCCGCCATGGAAGAGATCGTCATGGCGATCCGCACCCGGCCCGACCTGCTGCCGTTCAAGACCGGCATCAAGACCGAGAACATCACCAGGGCGTCGCGTCTGGTGTCCACCATCACCGGCTTCGTGGTCCAGCCCAACAAGGCCATCGTCGGCAAGA harbors:
- a CDS encoding nucleotidyltransferase family protein, which produces MASARTLLIEKREEILRLAALHGAANVRVFGSVARGEDREDSDIDLLVHMEDGRSLLDMVRLWDQLGSLLGRKVDVVDDESLHYVIRDQVLNEARPL
- a CDS encoding NnrS family protein, which encodes MTGESAPLARSGRYPKAHRPFFLAASLYAALSVPLWVAEWAGWLPGCGRCDPVARHAHEMLLGFAAAVLGGYLFTKVSRPRLIAALLAWAAARVAAWSGLDGEVGLIASLAYPVLLFAFGGWPFLKAAKLGHNMVFAPTIAAFAVAEALYQAGRMGLIDGGERRGVMTAFCLVALMILVMGGRVIPAGMAGLVRKEEARELFDRNRPWAEWLCVIGMGAEALAQSLGLGPFGAMALAGAAGLWRQRCWRPVLSLGDASLGPIQVGHFLLCVGLMAAAASDWLGIGPATDALHLATIGGMGLVTAAMMLRIDAIRERRVGQWPRAAVAAAVLLVIAADLRAAASLAPDLLVPVSMILWSAAFGMVAWSMARGWRKPPPAL
- the ilvC gene encoding ketol-acid reductoisomerase, giving the protein MRVYYDRDADVNLIKGKKVVVVGYGSQGHAHALNLRDSGVKDVAVALRAGSATAKKAEGEGLKVMTPADAAKWGDVVMILTPDELQADLYYNDLAANMKQGAALVFAHGLNIHFKLIEARADLDVFMVAPKGPGHTVRGEYLKGGGVPCLVAVAQNASGNALEIALSYASAIGGGRSGIIETSFREECETDLFGEQVVLCGGLTKLIQYGFETLVEAGYAPEMAYFECLHEVKLIVDLIYEGGIANMRYSISNTAEYGDYVTGPRIITEETKAEMKRVLEDIQAGRFVRDWMLECKAGQPSFKATRRIQAEHGIEVVGEKLRAMMPWIAKNKLVDKAKN
- the miaA gene encoding tRNA (adenosine(37)-N6)-dimethylallyltransferase MiaA yields the protein MTLRPALVVAGPTASGKSGLALAVAREFDGVVINADSMQVYDALPLLTARPSVEDVGAAPHRLYGILPPEEICSAARWGALAAVEMEAAWAAGKLPILTGGTGLYLRAVMEGLSPIPDIPEGVRAAARALLAEKGNATFHALLAGRDPEMAARLDPGNSQRLARAWEVLEATGRSLAQWQNEPREGGVAARWFTLVLDPERPRLYAQCESRFAAMMAAGALDEVREFESLRLAADLPITKALGRRELAAHLAGEMVLAAAITAAQQATRNYAKRQGTWFRHQLNASLTVTEQFSESLKATIFLKIRQHLLTA
- a CDS encoding HepT-like ribonuclease domain-containing protein, coding for MNPRDRTYLIHIRDAVTLIRQYTAIGEQAFMASSLHQDAVMRKFEIVGEAHVLSLLSES
- the ilvN gene encoding acetolactate synthase small subunit, giving the protein MSNAIQEINRHTVAVLVDNESGVLARVIGLFSGRGYNIESLTVAEVDAAQKLSRITIVTSGTAMIIEQIKNQLRRLVPVHKVHDLTIEGPHVSRELALIKVVSTGEKRVEALRIADIFRARAIDSTNESFVFEVVGATEKVDAFVKLMEPLGLTDVSRTGVVAIARGPNPI
- a CDS encoding tetratricopeptide repeat protein, with amino-acid sequence MSASDSRCRITGWLATLLLLVSLAFGPVAPALAQTSPRAAEHDGFGRMVFDWDSPVKFSAETVNSQLIVRFDRPIAGDPKVVLKPLARYLKGVTLSPDRKMVTFPLAVPVQVKSFQTGTNSVVVDLSEDKKPASSSAPPPPPEQAIPPAEIPAGLPPAELPPGQKPPAKAADPVKTAEPAKPASPAPAQPQGPATDLMVRGGEHTGFNRLVFDWPKPVGYSVDEAGATISINFDRPANVNVTSLKASLPPDVGFLEAKPNGKGTSVILSLPAGMRVRHFTSGPRVAVDLVRPAGAPPPPRANGAAAPPLAPAPGTEEQPPALKPLDGLPPAEAAAPVKPNGNGKAAAPAAAPAAEGEAIARPGDEIRPVPTGKAVSLGFAFDKPTGAAVFRRSGWLWAVFDLKAEMDTKLLKRTGGDVVLHVEQVQGFKGTAVRMITRPGFNPSVRKEGQLWVLDIHEQPIAPKAGFDIATQMDFQERGRVVIKASDGSQNMILRDPEVGDSIHVVTVPAIGAGVRQGREYPGAELLPSAQGIAMIPRADTVRLDTSRDQVEITQPGGLYLSPMLAAEGPAGGGKVATDGNMGADVMTTGPLDISKWLRGGNDKFVDDHRKLISRLAHVRPDEKNAQRMEIARHYVANGFGAEALGELRVMAAVDPLIVDTPPYRAVRGAASFLMGRDADAIVDLSTPALKGDAKVQLFLAAASARSLPEPNKHALVLRLAPEDIKTWPRNLRIGIGEVAARTVAQAGDSKGAARIVDAMMGPGLSKRDIGKLAYLSGMAAQAGKQWDTAISRYRDAEASESRPDRAYAARDRVELMLRLNKMTPAEAIRDLEKLRFAWRGEDFEFQLLKRLGQLQIAAGRYGEGLRSMHSLVANYPDHPEIAKVQEEMSDTFNRLFLMGEADKLSPVVAIGLYDEFQELTPSGTKGDEMIRRLADRLAGVDLLERAGELLRHQVEFRLSGLDKVRVGTRLAFLNLSDRKPGLALEALEASEAPEIPTDLAARRRYIRVQALTDLGRSAEALALIINDQSEEANRLRGDINWKLKRWPEAAAALESTIVKPIGNRPLDPATARRLLDTATAMTLARDERGLTRLRRGYGALMAQTEWKEAFDLLTSEPERGIIDYRRLGDKIKQAQDFQTFMGEWQKRVKAQGLSSIN
- a CDS encoding acetolactate synthase 3 large subunit; translated protein: MVHHDTLTGAEILLKALVDQGVEVIFGYPGGAVLPIYDELFKQNRLRHVLVRHEQAAVHAAEGYARSTGKVGCVLVTSGPGATNAVTGLADALCDSVPLVCLTGQVPTHLIGNDAFQEADITGITRPCTKHNYLVKDVNDLARTVHEAFHVARSGRPGPVLVDLPKDVVQAKGEYQTPSKVKSKYKPQVKGDLKAIEKAVEMIAHAKKPIFYVGGGVVNSGPAACQLLTQFVRMTGYPCTLTLMGLGAFPGSDPLFLGMLGMHGTVEANMAMHDCDLMINIGARFDDRVTGKLDGFSPKSKKIHVDIDPSSINKNVAVDLPIVGDCAHVLEDMIKVWKAKQARVDEKALKAWWAKIDQWRGTNCLSFENSNKIIKPQYAIQRLYEMTRHRNPYFCTEVGQHQMWAAQHLRFDLPLHWLTSGGLGTMGYGLPSAMGVQMAHPDALVINIAGEASIQMNIQEMATLVQHRLPVKIVILNNQYLGMVRQWQELIHGGRYSESHMIHHPDFVKLAEAFGAVGLRAEKPSEVDGAIKEMIAVDRPVILELRTDASENVFPMIMPGMAHNEMVLGPEDKGRDKPGSEQDGMVLV